A portion of the Cellulophaga algicola DSM 14237 genome contains these proteins:
- a CDS encoding N-acyl amino acid synthase FeeM domain-containing protein, protein MEFKIVLTDEEFEATDNLIQKAYHLKKLIDEGDYTHINRVKKHSFIRAYGKKDLDPIITCSAIISSKKEELPSSDIYDEEIAALLKAKEYVAEVCLLADCRKIPRYNDLLNLLSLLSSESLKRGVTNVILSVNPKSCNFYESFFNCTKLGIEKEYEKLSEAPAQLMYCDLDLIDSENFPNLFRQTIYKYYHA, encoded by the coding sequence ATGGAATTCAAAATAGTTTTAACAGACGAAGAATTTGAAGCTACCGACAATCTTATTCAAAAAGCATATCATTTAAAAAAATTAATAGATGAAGGAGACTATACGCACATAAATAGGGTGAAAAAGCATAGTTTTATTAGGGCTTACGGCAAAAAGGATTTAGATCCTATCATCACATGTTCGGCTATTATTAGCTCTAAAAAAGAAGAGTTGCCAAGCTCAGATATATATGACGAAGAAATAGCAGCACTACTAAAAGCAAAAGAGTATGTTGCAGAAGTTTGTCTTTTAGCAGATTGCAGAAAAATTCCAAGATATAATGATCTACTCAATTTACTTTCACTCCTTAGTTCAGAAAGCTTAAAGAGGGGAGTAACTAATGTAATTCTCTCTGTAAACCCAAAATCATGCAATTTTTATGAAAGTTTTTTTAATTGTACCAAACTCGGTATTGAAAAAGAATACGAAAAACTATCAGAAGCTCCAGCACAATTAATGTATTGTGATTTAGATTTAATAGACTCTGAAAATTTCCCAAATTTATTTAGGCAAACAATATATAAATATTACCATGCATAA
- a CDS encoding DUF4861 family protein — MKSTLFFLLLLSALEVTYCQSLSSKKDSYLQIEIENPISMIRKNETITLSAAVIKANFPIERLQLIQIKDLKSNTLLRTQAIDYNEDGVPEEFLFQTDFDPNEKKKFELYIIEKDSLITSKVYATYMPTEEGMEDFTWENDFIGYRFYGQERALKQGTGIAMDVWCKRTPDFLTEKWYAPSQSYHVDTGYGADHYNSGKNQGCGGTGLLANDSLYFSNAFYDWKIIANGPIRTVFELKFTGWTLNDTLIETKRVTLDAGHYFNRIESSYSNDIAALGYAPAISFVQRKDSDTKIEQDLGWLASWESLGEGKGNLGTGFITVASDIASIEKINNHVVSILKPKPEDTITYYTGAAWDEFGAISSKEAWLHYIKQQAECIKNPCIISVKR, encoded by the coding sequence ATGAAGTCAACCTTATTTTTCCTTCTATTACTGAGTGCACTAGAAGTTACCTACTGCCAAAGCTTATCTTCCAAAAAAGATTCCTATCTACAGATTGAAATAGAAAATCCTATTTCGATGATCAGAAAAAATGAAACTATAACACTCTCTGCAGCAGTAATTAAAGCAAATTTTCCTATTGAAAGATTACAGTTAATTCAGATAAAAGATCTAAAAAGTAATACTTTACTTCGTACTCAAGCTATCGATTATAATGAAGATGGAGTTCCTGAAGAATTTTTATTTCAGACTGATTTTGATCCTAATGAAAAAAAGAAATTTGAACTTTACATCATAGAGAAAGATTCTTTAATTACATCTAAAGTATATGCTACTTACATGCCTACAGAAGAAGGTATGGAAGATTTTACTTGGGAAAATGATTTTATTGGGTATCGTTTTTATGGCCAGGAGAGAGCGCTAAAACAAGGTACAGGGATTGCTATGGATGTTTGGTGTAAGCGTACTCCAGATTTCCTTACCGAAAAATGGTATGCCCCTTCGCAAAGTTATCATGTGGATACTGGTTATGGAGCAGATCATTACAACTCTGGAAAAAATCAAGGTTGTGGCGGCACTGGACTTTTAGCAAACGATTCCCTTTATTTTTCAAATGCTTTTTATGATTGGAAAATCATCGCAAACGGTCCTATTCGTACCGTTTTTGAATTGAAATTTACAGGGTGGACTTTAAATGATACTCTTATAGAAACCAAACGAGTAACATTGGATGCAGGCCACTATTTTAATAGAATTGAAAGTAGTTATTCTAATGACATTGCTGCGCTAGGCTATGCACCCGCCATAAGTTTTGTACAACGTAAGGATTCAGATACCAAAATTGAACAAGATTTGGGTTGGCTAGCCAGTTGGGAGTCTTTAGGAGAAGGCAAAGGAAATCTGGGTACTGGTTTCATTACCGTAGCGAGTGACATTGCGTCTATTGAAAAAATAAACAATCATGTGGTTAGTATCCTCAAACCAAAACCTGAAGATACAATTACCTATTATACCGGAGCTGCTTGGGATGAATTTGGAGCTATCTCTTCTAAAGAAGCGTGGCTACACTATATTAAACAACAAGCGGAGTGTATTAAAAACCCTTGTATTATAAGTGTTAAACGCTAA